A part of Campylobacter ureolyticus ACS-301-V-Sch3b genomic DNA contains:
- the rpmC gene encoding 50S ribosomal protein L29 yields MNYTEIKDKSVAELNTMLIEKKKLLFELKRKLKTMQLTNPNEIREVKKDIARVKTAITAVNKGA; encoded by the coding sequence ATGAACTATACTGAGATAAAAGATAAAAGTGTAGCTGAGTTAAACACTATGCTAATAGAGAAAAAAAAGTTGCTTTTTGAATTAAAAAGAAAGCTAAAAACTATGCAACTTACAAACCCTAATGAAATTCGTGAGGTTAAAAAAGATATTGCTAGAGTTAAAACTGCCATTACAGCAGTTAATAAGGGAGCATAA
- the rplP gene encoding 50S ribosomal protein L16 → MLMPKKTKYRKMMKGRNRGYATRGTQLTYGTIGIKAVEAGRINSRQIEAARIAMTRYVQRQAKIWICVFPDKPLTKKPLETRMGKGKGGVEEWVMNIKPGRIIFEMAGPSEKLSRSALTLSMHKLPFKSKIVTRESENELY, encoded by the coding sequence ATGTTAATGCCAAAAAAGACTAAATATAGAAAAATGATGAAGGGCAGAAACCGAGGTTATGCTACCAGAGGAACTCAACTTACTTATGGTACCATTGGTATAAAAGCTGTTGAGGCAGGTAGAATAAACTCACGCCAAATTGAAGCAGCTCGTATTGCTATGACAAGATATGTGCAAAGACAAGCTAAAATTTGGATTTGTGTTTTCCCTGATAAACCTTTAACTAAAAAACCTTTAGAAACTCGTATGGGTAAAGGTAAAGGCGGTGTTGAAGAGTGGGTTATGAATATAAAACCTGGTAGAATCATATTTGAAATGGCAGGGCCAAGTGAGAAGCTTTCAAGATCAGCACTTACTCTATCAATGCATAAGTTGCCATTTAAATCAAAAATAGTAACAAGAGAGAGTGAAAATGAACTATACTGA